The genomic region TTGGGTGAACGCCCAGGTACACGGCGACCAGAGCGAGAACGGCGAGGACGCCGGCTTCTCTCATGGTCAGGTCTTTCAACTCAAGCGGCTTTTGCTCTTTGACGAACAGCACCTCCTGCACCAGCCTGACGGTGTAGACCAGCGTCAGCACGATACCCAGGAACGCCCCCAGGGCGGCTACGGGCGCAACCTTGAAGGCTCCCACCAGCACCAGGAACTCCCCTACGAAGTTGTTCAACCCCGGCAACCCGGCGGAGGCCATGCAGAAGAACAGGAAAAAGAACGACAACGCCGGGACCTTGCCCCATATGCCGCCGTAGGCGGCGAGTTCCCTGTTGTCGCTCCGCTCGTCCAGCATCCCCACCACTACGAACAGGGCCCCGGTGGTTACGGCATGGTTGACCATCTGCAGCAGCGCCCCGGACAGGGCGAGGGGACTCCAGGCCGCTATCCCCAGGGCGATGAATCCCATGTGGCTGAGGCTCGAGTACGCCACCAGCCGCTTCATGTCCTTTTGCGCGAAGGCTATCCAGGCGCCGAAGCTGATCACGAAAACGGCGGCCAGGTAGAGCACGGGGGTGAAGGCGCGGGCGGCTTCGGGGAAGAGCGGGAAGGCGAAACGGATGAGGCCATAGGCGCCGGTCTTGGAAAGGAGGCTCGCCAGGAGCAGCGTCCCGGCGATGGGGGCGTCGGCGTAGGCGTCCGGCTGCCAGCTGTGCAGCGGGAAAAGCGGGATCTTCACGGCGAACGCCACCAGGAACCCGGCGAAAAGCCAGAGGGCAAGACCGTAGGGAACGCTGGTCTGCACCAGCGCTGGGAGGGCGAAGGTATAGCTGCCGGTCTGTGTTCCGTGCATCAGGTAGAGCGTGACGATGGAAACCAGCATGAGCAGCGAGCCCACGAAGGTATAGAGGAAGAACTTGATGGCGGAATAGACCGGACGCCCGTTCCCCCAGATACCGGACAGGAATACGATCGGGATCAGCATCGCCTCGAAGAAAAGGTAGAAAAGAAACAGGTCTAGGCTTAGGAACACGCCTTGGATCGTGCACTCCAAGGCGAGCAGCAAGGCGTAGTAAAGAGGCGTACGCTCCTTGATCTGTCTCCAGGAGATGAGGACTGCGACGACAGTGATGAACGAGGTCAGAAGCACCATGATCTGGCTGATGCCATCCATGCCGAGCGTGTAACGGATGCCGAAACGCTCGATCCAGGGTAGATCCTCGAACAGGAAGAACCCGGCGGGGGCGCCAGGGTAGGCCGCGGGGAGCCTGGAGCTGAAAAACGGTAAAGCGGCGAGGACGAGTTCCGCCAGGGCAGCTGCCAGGGCGAAGCCACGCGCCAGCGCCTGCGAAGGGCGCAACGCCACAAGGAGCAGCGAAGCTGCAAGCGGCAGGAAAATCAGCACGGAAAGTATCGGGAAATCAGGTGTCATCGCAGGTCCCGTGTCAGATGAAAAGCCAGGCGAGGTAGCCGATCATGAGGGCCACCCCGGCAGCGAAACTAAGCAGGTAGATGGAGACGCGGCCGGTGCTCCAGCGCCCGAGCCAAGTGCCGGTCCAGCCAACGCCGCCGGCCAGGCGGTTAAGCGAGCCGTCTATCATCCCTTCG from Citrifermentans bremense harbors:
- a CDS encoding complex I subunit 4 family protein yields the protein MTPDFPILSVLIFLPLAASLLLVALRPSQALARGFALAAALAELVLAALPFFSSRLPAAYPGAPAGFFLFEDLPWIERFGIRYTLGMDGISQIMVLLTSFITVVAVLISWRQIKERTPLYYALLLALECTIQGVFLSLDLFLFYLFFEAMLIPIVFLSGIWGNGRPVYSAIKFFLYTFVGSLLMLVSIVTLYLMHGTQTGSYTFALPALVQTSVPYGLALWLFAGFLVAFAVKIPLFPLHSWQPDAYADAPIAGTLLLASLLSKTGAYGLIRFAFPLFPEAARAFTPVLYLAAVFVISFGAWIAFAQKDMKRLVAYSSLSHMGFIALGIAAWSPLALSGALLQMVNHAVTTGALFVVVGMLDERSDNRELAAYGGIWGKVPALSFFFLFFCMASAGLPGLNNFVGEFLVLVGAFKVAPVAALGAFLGIVLTLVYTVRLVQEVLFVKEQKPLELKDLTMREAGVLAVLALVAVYLGVHPTPVLDLFKAPIALLVSR